Proteins encoded within one genomic window of Phycisphaerales bacterium:
- a CDS encoding type II secretion system protein, with the protein MFSTTSQTRSHCCRMRRAFTLVELVIVVLIIAILAAIVMPRFSSASEIAGSSALMQDLRYIRQQIQVYRAQHFGVSPGYAGGDPNVTPTEADFIAQMTNPTSADGSIGSSSSQTFRFGPYMAEMPINPINRSSAIWVVPNGMTLPPAPTGPTTYGWLYKPETLEFKAYVAGQDENGRAYYDY; encoded by the coding sequence ATGTTCAGCACGACCTCTCAGACCCGTTCGCACTGCTGCCGGATGCGGCGCGCGTTCACGCTCGTCGAACTGGTCATCGTCGTGCTTATCATCGCCATTCTCGCCGCGATCGTCATGCCGCGATTCTCGAGCGCTTCGGAAATCGCGGGCAGCTCGGCGCTCATGCAGGACCTGCGCTACATCCGCCAGCAGATCCAGGTCTACCGCGCCCAGCACTTTGGCGTTTCGCCCGGTTACGCGGGCGGCGATCCGAACGTGACGCCCACCGAAGCGGATTTCATCGCTCAGATGACCAACCCCACCTCCGCCGACGGCTCGATCGGGTCGAGTTCTTCCCAGACGTTTCGATTCGGTCCCTACATGGCGGAGATGCCCATCAATCCGATCAATCGATCCAGCGCCATCTGGGTCGTGCCCAATGGCATGACATTGCCGCCGGCCCCGACCGGGCCGACCACCTACGGCTGGCTCTACAAGCCCGAGACGCTCGAATTCAAGGCCTACGTCGCAGGTCAGGATGAGAATGGCCGAGCGTACTACGACTATTGA
- the pilM gene encoding pilus assembly protein PilM, with translation MRWKILNKAALPIGVDIGHSGVKLMQLDDAGGTLRALAAARKSYGRPLPDEPVQRKLEIERTLRSALEMAAFKGDACVIAPSPSDLMLRAVRLPTMTDDERNKAVRWEASERFGVPMDAIEVEWIRAGEVSQGHDTRDEVILIAARSAVLGSYLDAAIGAGLRPLAVDAPFLAAARNLTRPLRRQEDKSVVRMIIDVGLSLTTVCITRGRELAFVKAVEIAGKEFNKAVSERLSLDDDAARQLRIERMSQDTESGSADRVSRAAFEATRPLMHELAQEAALCLRYYSVTFRGARPDFVSIIGGEAREPNLAAVLTEHLKVDARVTGPLEGIDVTGAEMRLDRRHAALTEWGVAAGLSMRSASSQQPSLVDRVAATASRKGAERKRGAA, from the coding sequence GTGAGATGGAAGATCCTGAACAAAGCGGCATTGCCCATCGGCGTGGACATCGGCCACAGCGGCGTCAAACTCATGCAACTCGATGACGCCGGCGGGACGCTTCGCGCCCTGGCGGCGGCGCGCAAGTCCTACGGCCGTCCGCTCCCGGACGAACCGGTGCAGCGCAAACTCGAGATCGAGCGCACGCTGCGCTCCGCCCTGGAGATGGCCGCGTTCAAGGGTGATGCGTGTGTCATCGCGCCCAGCCCGTCTGATCTCATGCTTCGCGCCGTCCGGCTTCCGACGATGACCGACGACGAGCGCAACAAGGCCGTGCGCTGGGAGGCCTCGGAGCGCTTTGGCGTGCCGATGGATGCCATCGAGGTGGAGTGGATCCGCGCCGGCGAAGTCTCGCAGGGTCACGACACGCGCGACGAGGTCATCCTCATTGCCGCGCGTAGCGCAGTGCTCGGATCGTACCTGGATGCGGCAATAGGGGCCGGCCTGCGCCCACTGGCGGTCGATGCTCCGTTCCTCGCCGCCGCGCGCAATCTGACCCGGCCCCTGCGGCGCCAGGAAGACAAGTCAGTCGTGCGGATGATCATCGACGTCGGGTTGAGCCTGACGACCGTGTGCATCACGCGCGGCCGTGAGCTCGCTTTCGTCAAGGCCGTGGAGATCGCCGGCAAGGAATTCAACAAGGCCGTGTCCGAGCGGCTCAGTCTTGACGACGACGCCGCCCGGCAGTTGCGCATCGAGCGCATGTCCCAGGACACCGAATCGGGCAGCGCCGATCGCGTCAGCCGGGCTGCGTTCGAAGCGACCCGGCCGCTCATGCACGAACTGGCGCAGGAGGCGGCACTGTGCCTGCGTTATTACAGCGTGACGTTTCGCGGCGCCCGGCCTGACTTTGTGAGCATCATCGGCGGCGAAGCGCGTGAGCCGAATCTGGCCGCCGTTCTCACCGAGCACCTCAAGGTGGATGCCCGCGTCACCGGCCCGCTCGAGGGCATCGACGTCACCGGCGCGGAAATGCGCCTGGATCGCCGCCACGCGGCACTCACGGAGTGGGGCGTCGCCGCCGGGCTGAGCATGCGCTCGGCGTCGTCGCAGCAGCCTTCGCTGGTCGATCGCGTGGCCGCCACCGCGTCGCGCAAGGGCGCTGAGCGAAAGAGAGGTGCCGCGTGA
- a CDS encoding prepilin-type N-terminal cleavage/methylation domain-containing protein yields MRSSSLPKQMGRYASRAFTLIEILIVVTLMGIAASLLIPNMSNAVSFETEAAVRQIVADLSFAQSDAMARQAPRRVLFAEDGSGYRILASPFDPENDVLYDPISDGGSGKYIVNFQTDERFRMLALEEVVFDGANNYITYDAIGGPINGENASSIGGSLVVTGSDGRFQINVSGFTGRVSVQRLE; encoded by the coding sequence ATGCGTAGTTCTTCACTGCCGAAACAGATGGGGCGGTACGCGTCCCGGGCGTTCACGCTCATCGAAATCCTCATCGTGGTGACGCTCATGGGCATCGCCGCGTCGCTGCTCATTCCCAATATGAGCAATGCGGTGAGTTTCGAGACCGAAGCGGCGGTGCGGCAGATCGTTGCCGATCTTTCGTTTGCCCAGTCCGACGCCATGGCCAGGCAGGCGCCGCGGCGCGTGCTCTTTGCCGAAGATGGCAGCGGGTATCGCATCCTCGCCTCGCCCTTCGATCCCGAGAACGACGTGCTCTATGACCCGATCTCCGACGGCGGGTCAGGCAAGTACATCGTCAACTTCCAGACCGATGAGCGCTTCCGCATGCTGGCGCTCGAAGAGGTCGTCTTCGACGGCGCCAACAACTACATCACCTACGACGCCATCGGCGGACCGATCAATGGCGAGAACGCGTCGAGCATCGGCGGTTCGCTCGTCGTCACTGGAAGCGACGGGCGGTTCCAGATCAATGTGAGCGGCTTCACGGGGCGCGTCTCCGTACAACGGCTCGAATAG
- a CDS encoding PilN domain-containing protein, protein MSRSINLMPPAYRERLGNSRLRQRFTTYGLVAALVIGTLVIHSRAGVNRMKAQASDLTARVAELESVRAESLELNRKADGLAQNLSDYYRLALPINVTDVLGLLSQNMPEGLYVTELIVGVGQRAESMSAMEELRQRVNRSKSRKADDRRQVRYLSVDITGVGQDGVKVAEFVGRLETQPAFGRVQLDYDRTKSIDQSAVREFRVRFEVDLECRYLASADGQEGAAGDE, encoded by the coding sequence GTGAGCCGCAGTATCAACCTCATGCCGCCCGCCTACCGCGAGCGCCTGGGCAACTCACGCCTCAGGCAGCGCTTCACGACCTACGGGCTTGTCGCGGCGCTGGTCATCGGCACACTCGTCATCCACTCCCGGGCCGGCGTGAATCGCATGAAAGCCCAGGCCAGCGATCTGACCGCCCGCGTCGCCGAACTGGAATCCGTCCGCGCCGAGTCGCTCGAATTGAACCGCAAGGCCGACGGGCTCGCGCAGAACCTCTCCGACTACTACCGCCTCGCCCTGCCGATCAACGTGACCGACGTGCTCGGCCTGCTGAGTCAGAACATGCCCGAGGGGCTGTATGTGACCGAACTCATCGTGGGCGTCGGCCAGCGGGCGGAATCGATGTCGGCCATGGAGGAACTGCGCCAGCGCGTCAATCGATCAAAGAGCCGCAAGGCGGACGATCGCCGCCAGGTGCGCTACCTCTCGGTGGACATCACCGGCGTGGGACAGGATGGCGTGAAGGTCGCCGAATTCGTCGGCCGCCTCGAGACGCAGCCCGCTTTCGGCCGGGTCCAGCTCGACTACGACCGGACCAAGAGCATCGATCAGTCCGCGGTGCGCGAATTCCGCGTGCGTTTCGAAGTCGATCTCGAGTGCCGGTATCTTGCGAGCGCGGATGGGCAGGAAGGGGCAGCCGGCGATGAATGA
- a CDS encoding prepilin-type N-terminal cleavage/methylation domain-containing protein produces the protein MKVYRRTKGFTLVEILIVVVILGILAAIVIPQFTNASQEASASSLKSQLQTVRSQIELMRVKHNGFVPDFATDQWVPLTDPSTYNAAWTEGAYLQSDPINPFTGQSLIVAGSDPLTEGNPATDGWLWDDANGRIYAVGFDEINNVYIY, from the coding sequence ATGAAGGTTTACCGTCGTACGAAGGGTTTTACGCTTGTCGAAATTCTGATCGTCGTCGTCATTCTCGGCATTCTGGCCGCCATCGTCATCCCGCAGTTCACCAACGCGAGCCAGGAAGCCTCCGCTTCTTCGCTCAAGAGCCAGCTGCAGACGGTTCGCAGCCAGATCGAGCTGATGCGCGTCAAGCACAATGGCTTTGTGCCTGACTTCGCGACCGATCAGTGGGTGCCCCTCACTGATCCGTCGACCTACAACGCCGCGTGGACCGAAGGTGCGTACCTTCAGTCTGACCCCATCAATCCGTTCACGGGTCAGTCGTTGATCGTCGCGGGCAGTGACCCGCTGACGGAAGGCAACCCCGCCACGGACGGTTGGCTGTGGGACGACGCCAACGGCCGCATCTACGCCGTCGGCTTCGACGAGATCAACAACGTTTACATCTATTAA